In a single window of the Micromonospora sp. WMMD1155 genome:
- a CDS encoding site-2 protease family protein has translation MEPRTRPPRRPDRRLGLDVGRVFGVPLHLNGSMVLLAVVIAVLYAEFAARQLDLPQISGYLIGFGFVVSLLGSVLLHELGHALTARRYGIGVRGITLELLGGYTEMDRDAPSPRVDLLVSLAGPAVSAVLGVLAVAATLALEPGTVVHQLAFQLAVSNVIVALFNSLPGLPLDGGRALRAAVWWLSRDRHLGTEVAGWAGRVVAVGTTILVLVLTVADLLAPLALPLMLLVAVTLWRGAGQSIRAARVSRRFPLIDLSRLARPVWPVATGTPLAEAQRRRADAGRPDSALLVTDSAGRPVALVDPTAAEAVPVERRPWLAVDAVARSLGTIPTLAVGWDGERVMETVQTHPGAQYVVTSGEDVVGILHIADLAQLLEPNRKMTQ, from the coding sequence ATGGAGCCACGAACCCGGCCACCGCGCCGACCCGACCGCCGCCTCGGCCTCGACGTCGGCCGGGTGTTCGGGGTGCCACTGCACCTCAACGGCTCCATGGTCCTGCTCGCGGTGGTCATCGCCGTGCTGTACGCCGAGTTCGCCGCCCGGCAACTGGACCTGCCGCAGATCAGCGGCTACCTGATCGGCTTCGGTTTCGTGGTGTCGCTGCTCGGCTCGGTGCTGCTGCACGAGCTGGGGCACGCCCTCACCGCCCGCCGCTACGGCATCGGTGTGCGCGGGATCACCCTGGAACTGCTCGGCGGCTACACCGAGATGGACCGGGACGCCCCGTCACCCCGCGTCGACCTGCTGGTGTCGTTGGCCGGTCCGGCGGTCAGCGCGGTCCTCGGCGTGCTCGCCGTCGCCGCCACCCTGGCCCTGGAGCCGGGGACCGTGGTCCACCAGCTCGCCTTCCAGCTCGCGGTCAGCAACGTCATCGTCGCCCTGTTCAACAGCCTGCCCGGCCTGCCGCTCGACGGCGGCCGGGCGTTGCGCGCCGCGGTGTGGTGGCTGAGCCGAGACCGGCACCTCGGCACCGAGGTCGCCGGCTGGGCGGGTCGCGTCGTCGCCGTCGGCACCACGATCCTGGTGCTGGTCCTCACCGTCGCCGACCTCCTGGCACCGCTGGCGTTGCCGCTGATGCTGCTCGTCGCCGTCACCCTCTGGCGCGGCGCCGGGCAGTCGATCCGGGCCGCCCGGGTCAGCCGCCGGTTCCCGCTCATCGACCTGTCCCGGTTGGCCCGCCCGGTCTGGCCGGTGGCCACCGGCACCCCGCTGGCCGAGGCCCAGCGCCGACGCGCCGACGCCGGGCGACCCGACTCGGCCCTGCTGGTCACCGACTCGGCGGGCCGGCCGGTGGCGCTGGTCGACCCGACCGCCGCCGAGGCGGTGCCGGTCGAGCGCCGACCCTGGCTGGCGGTGGACGCCGTCGCCCGATCACTGGGCACGATCCCCACCCTGGCCGTCGGATGGGACGGCGAGCGGGTGATGGAGACCGTTCAAACCCACCCGGGCGCGCAGTACGTGGTGACGTCAGGCGAAGATGTCGTCGGCATTCTGCACATCGCGGACCTCGCACAGCTCCTCGAACCCAACCGGAAGATGACACAGTGA
- a CDS encoding response regulator transcription factor — MTDRVAPGRPVRILLADDQPLLRTGFRMVLGAEGDLDVVAEAGDGVEAVELSRRLLPDVVLMDIRMPRMDGVAATRAIVDARLPVRVLVLTTFDLDEYVVGALRAGASGFLAKDVPAEELISAIRTIAGGDAVVAPRILRRLLDRFAELLPDPAATPAAALDALTDREREVLVQVARGLSNAEIAAVLSVSETTIKTHVGHVLTKLRLRDRVQAVVLAYESGLVRPRA, encoded by the coding sequence ATGACCGATCGGGTGGCTCCGGGGCGGCCGGTGCGCATCCTGCTCGCCGACGACCAGCCGCTGCTGCGTACCGGGTTCCGGATGGTGCTGGGCGCCGAGGGCGACCTGGACGTGGTGGCCGAGGCCGGGGACGGCGTGGAGGCGGTGGAGCTGTCCCGGCGGCTGCTGCCCGACGTGGTCCTGATGGACATCCGGATGCCTCGGATGGACGGGGTGGCCGCGACCCGGGCGATCGTCGACGCCCGCCTGCCGGTGCGGGTGCTGGTGTTGACCACCTTCGACCTGGACGAGTATGTGGTGGGGGCGTTGCGCGCGGGTGCCAGTGGGTTCCTGGCGAAGGATGTGCCCGCCGAGGAGTTGATCTCGGCGATCCGCACGATCGCCGGTGGGGACGCGGTGGTGGCGCCCCGGATCCTGCGACGGCTGCTGGACCGGTTCGCCGAGCTGCTGCCGGACCCGGCGGCGACCCCGGCGGCGGCCCTGGACGCCCTCACCGACCGGGAACGTGAGGTGCTGGTGCAGGTGGCCAGAGGGCTGTCCAACGCCGAGATCGCCGCGGTGTTGTCGGTCAGCGAGACCACCATCAAGACCCACGTCGGGCACGTGCTGACCAAGCTGCGACTGCGCGACCGGGTGCAGGCCGTGGTGCTGGCGTACGAGTCGGGTCTGGTCCGCCCCCGGGCGTAG
- the arc gene encoding proteasome ATPase produces the protein MAARSDDADSRAARWEKEAHDLSTQVAFLQEELALVRRKLTESPRHVRQLEERLAATQAQLARLTENNDRLVSTLKEARTQIVTLKEEIDRLAQPPSGYGVFLAKHDDGTVDVFTGGRKLRVAVSPSLEVGDLRRGQEVLLNDALNIVDAFGYERVGEVVMLKEILEGPGGGPGDRALVVSHSDEERIVHLAETLIGSAIRAGDSLMIEPRSAYAYERIPKSEVEELVLEEVPDVDYSDIGGLQSQIEQIRDAVELPFLHADLFREHQLRPPKGILLYGPPGCGKTLIAKAVANSLAKKIAERQGKEKHTSFFLNIKGPELLNKYVGETERHIRLIFQRAREKAGEGTPVIVFFDEMDSIFRTRGSGVSSDVENTIVPQLLSEIDGVEGLENVIVIGASNREDMIDPAILRPGRLDVKIKIERPDAEAAKDIFSKYILSGLPLHPDDLTEHGADPQATVAAMIDAVVLRMYSETEENRFLEVTYANGDKEVLYFKDFNSGAMIQNIVDRSKKMAIKEFLTSGRKGLRLQHLLDACVDEFRENEDLPNTTNPDDWARISGKKGERIVYIRTLVSGGKGTEAGRSIETASNTGQYL, from the coding sequence GTGGCAGCACGCAGCGACGACGCGGACTCGCGCGCCGCACGGTGGGAGAAGGAAGCCCACGATCTCTCCACGCAGGTCGCGTTCCTTCAGGAGGAACTCGCCCTGGTGCGGCGCAAGTTGACCGAAAGCCCCCGACACGTCAGGCAGCTCGAAGAGCGGCTGGCGGCCACCCAGGCACAGTTGGCGCGGCTGACCGAGAACAACGACCGGCTGGTGAGCACCCTCAAGGAGGCTCGCACGCAGATCGTGACGCTCAAGGAGGAGATCGACCGCCTCGCGCAACCGCCGAGTGGCTACGGCGTCTTCCTGGCCAAGCACGACGATGGCACGGTGGACGTCTTCACCGGCGGTCGCAAGCTACGGGTCGCGGTCTCGCCCTCGCTCGAGGTGGGCGACCTGCGCCGTGGCCAGGAGGTCCTGCTCAACGACGCGCTCAACATCGTCGACGCGTTCGGTTACGAACGGGTCGGTGAGGTGGTGATGCTCAAGGAGATCCTGGAAGGGCCAGGTGGCGGGCCGGGTGACCGGGCGCTGGTGGTCTCCCACTCCGACGAGGAACGCATCGTGCACCTCGCCGAGACACTCATCGGCTCGGCGATCCGGGCCGGCGACTCGCTCATGATCGAGCCCCGCTCGGCGTACGCGTACGAGCGGATCCCGAAGAGCGAGGTCGAGGAGCTGGTCCTGGAGGAGGTGCCCGACGTCGACTACAGCGACATCGGTGGCCTCCAGTCGCAGATCGAGCAGATCCGCGACGCGGTGGAGTTGCCCTTCCTGCACGCGGACCTGTTCCGTGAGCACCAGCTCCGCCCGCCCAAGGGCATCCTGCTCTACGGCCCGCCCGGCTGTGGCAAGACGCTCATCGCCAAGGCGGTGGCCAACTCGCTGGCCAAGAAGATCGCCGAGCGGCAGGGCAAGGAGAAGCACACCAGCTTCTTCCTCAACATCAAGGGCCCCGAGCTGCTCAACAAGTACGTCGGCGAGACCGAGCGGCACATCCGGTTGATCTTCCAGCGGGCACGGGAGAAGGCCGGTGAGGGCACGCCGGTGATCGTGTTCTTCGACGAGATGGACTCGATCTTCCGGACCCGCGGTTCCGGTGTCTCCTCCGACGTGGAGAACACCATCGTCCCGCAGCTGCTCAGCGAGATCGACGGCGTGGAGGGGCTGGAGAACGTCATCGTCATCGGCGCCTCCAACCGGGAAGACATGATCGACCCGGCGATCCTGCGCCCCGGTCGGCTCGACGTGAAGATCAAGATCGAGCGGCCGGACGCCGAAGCGGCGAAGGACATCTTCTCGAAGTACATCCTCTCCGGGCTGCCCCTGCACCCGGACGACCTGACCGAGCACGGGGCCGACCCTCAGGCCACCGTCGCGGCCATGATCGACGCCGTGGTGCTGCGGATGTACTCCGAAACCGAGGAGAACCGCTTCCTCGAGGTCACCTACGCCAACGGTGACAAGGAAGTCCTCTACTTCAAGGACTTCAACTCCGGCGCGATGATCCAGAACATCGTCGACCGGAGCAAGAAGATGGCCATCAAGGAGTTCCTCACCTCCGGTCGCAAGGGGCTGCGCCTGCAGCACCTGCTCGACGCCTGCGTCGACGAGTTCCGCGAGAACGAGGACCTCCCCAACACCACCAACCCCGACGACTGGGCCCGCATCTCCGGCAAGAAGGGCGAGCGGATCGTCTACATCCGCACGCTCGTCTCCGGCGGCAAGGGCACCGAGGCCGGCCGGTCCATCGAGACCGCCAGCAACACCGGTCAATACCTCTGA
- a CDS encoding ABC transporter ATP-binding protein, whose translation MTATVGQQAQAAARANDVWKVYGSGEAQVIALRGVSAEFERGQFTAIMGPSGSGKSTLMHCLAGLDAVTRGTVSIGETTVTGLGDAGLTKLRRDKVGFIFQQFNLLPTLTAKENILLPLSIAGRKPDPAWYDTVIETVGLRDRLDHRPAQLSGGQQQRVACARALVSRPEVIFADEPTGNLDSRSGAEVLNFLRNSVREHGQTIVMVTHDPTAAAYADRVVFLADGEIVSELIEPTAETVLDTMKKLDAPAEVGN comes from the coding sequence GTGACCGCGACGGTTGGCCAGCAGGCGCAGGCCGCGGCCCGGGCGAACGACGTGTGGAAGGTGTATGGCAGCGGCGAGGCGCAGGTCATCGCGCTGCGGGGGGTCAGCGCGGAGTTCGAACGCGGCCAGTTCACCGCGATCATGGGGCCGTCGGGTTCCGGCAAGTCGACGCTGATGCACTGCCTGGCGGGCCTGGACGCGGTCACCCGGGGCACGGTGTCGATCGGCGAGACGACGGTGACCGGGCTGGGCGACGCGGGGCTGACGAAGCTGCGCCGCGACAAGGTGGGTTTCATCTTCCAGCAGTTCAACCTGCTGCCCACCCTGACCGCCAAGGAGAACATCCTGCTGCCGCTGTCGATCGCCGGGCGTAAGCCGGACCCGGCCTGGTACGACACGGTGATCGAGACGGTCGGCCTGCGGGACCGGTTGGACCACCGGCCGGCGCAGCTCTCCGGCGGCCAGCAGCAGCGGGTGGCGTGCGCGCGGGCGCTGGTCTCCCGCCCCGAGGTGATCTTCGCGGACGAGCCGACCGGCAACCTGGACTCGCGCTCCGGCGCGGAGGTGCTCAACTTCCTGCGCAACTCGGTCCGTGAGCACGGTCAGACCATCGTGATGGTCACCCACGACCCGACCGCCGCCGCGTACGCCGACCGGGTGGTCTTCCTCGCCGACGGTGAGATCGTCTCGGAGCTGATCGAGCCGACCGCCGAGACGGTGCTGGACACCATGAAGAAGCTGGACGCTCCGGCCGAGGTGGGCAACTGA
- a CDS encoding IS110 family transposase, whose protein sequence is MAARKRQVTGGVDTHGKTHHAAAVDQAGRILGDQEFPATTAGYQLLLAWLRGFGAVVKVGVEGTGTYGAGLARFLTARGIALVEVDRPDRRARRAKGKSDPLDALAAARAALSGQANGTPKTRTGPVEAIRALRVARRGAVKARTAALNQLHGLIASAPDTLRQELNGPATTLVNRCAALPVNETRLTDPVEATKAALAVIATRIQTLTTEINQADRRLRPVVARTAPHLSAVYGVGPDVAGQLLTTAGDNPDRLRSDAALAHLCGAAPIPASSGRTDRHRLNRGGDRAANSALHTIALVRMRYDPRTRAYVDKRTKQGLNKKEIMRCLKRYIVREVHTALLADFTALNTP, encoded by the coding sequence ATGGCAGCCAGGAAGCGTCAGGTCACAGGCGGAGTCGATACCCACGGCAAGACTCATCACGCGGCGGCGGTTGATCAGGCCGGCCGGATTCTGGGTGATCAGGAGTTCCCGGCTACCACCGCCGGCTACCAGCTCCTGCTGGCCTGGCTGCGGGGGTTCGGTGCGGTGGTGAAGGTAGGCGTGGAAGGCACCGGCACCTACGGCGCCGGACTTGCCCGCTTCCTCACCGCTCGTGGCATCGCCCTGGTCGAGGTCGACCGCCCCGATCGGCGGGCCCGCCGCGCCAAAGGTAAGTCCGACCCCTTGGACGCGCTCGCCGCTGCCCGCGCGGCCCTGTCCGGGCAGGCCAACGGCACACCCAAGACCCGCACCGGCCCCGTCGAAGCCATCCGCGCCCTGCGGGTCGCCCGACGCGGAGCGGTCAAGGCCCGCACCGCTGCCCTCAACCAGCTGCACGGGCTGATCGCCTCCGCGCCCGACACGCTGCGCCAAGAACTCAACGGTCCGGCAACGACACTCGTCAACCGATGCGCCGCACTGCCCGTCAACGAGACCCGGCTCACCGACCCTGTGGAAGCCACCAAGGCGGCCCTGGCCGTGATCGCCACCCGGATCCAGACCCTGACCACCGAGATCAACCAGGCCGATCGCCGGCTACGACCCGTCGTCGCCCGCACCGCCCCACACCTGAGCGCCGTCTATGGCGTCGGCCCCGACGTCGCCGGACAGCTCCTGACCACCGCCGGCGACAACCCCGACCGGCTGCGTTCCGACGCCGCCCTGGCCCACCTCTGCGGAGCCGCACCCATCCCCGCCAGCAGCGGACGCACCGATCGGCACCGCCTCAACCGCGGCGGCGATAGAGCCGCCAACTCAGCCCTGCACACCATCGCCCTGGTCCGCATGCGCTACGACCCCCGCACCCGCGCCTACGTCGACAAACGCACCAAACAAGGACTCAACAAAAAAGAGATCATGCGCTGCCTCAAGCGCTACATCGTCCGCGAGGTCCACACCGCCCTCCTCGCCGACTTCACCGCCCTCAACACCCCTTGA
- a CDS encoding ferredoxin — MAEVATDQLQVWVDQDLCTGDGLCVQYAPEVFEFDIDGLAYVKSADGDLQMAPGSRVDVPGHLRLEVIDSAKECPGDCIHVVRGDGVEVAGPEAED; from the coding sequence GTGGCCGAGGTCGCGACCGATCAGCTGCAGGTCTGGGTGGACCAGGATCTCTGCACAGGCGATGGGCTCTGCGTGCAGTACGCGCCGGAGGTCTTCGAGTTCGACATCGACGGTCTCGCGTACGTCAAGAGCGCCGACGGTGACCTGCAGATGGCGCCCGGCAGCCGGGTGGACGTGCCCGGTCACCTGCGGCTCGAAGTGATCGACTCCGCGAAGGAGTGCCCGGGCGACTGCATCCACGTGGTGCGCGGTGACGGTGTCGAGGTCGCCGGGCCCGAGGCCGAGGACTGA
- a CDS encoding RecB family exonuclease, giving the protein MTAEPVTTSQPSSPAQAPPTVRASLSPSRAADFKTCPLLYRFRSIDRLPERTTMEQARGTLVHAVLERLFDLPAQGRTPAAAGDLVAPQWDRLVTEQPELAELFEGEEPTDPAEFLRSAAALLEGYFAVEDPTRLEPAERESLISAVVDDELLIRGYLDRLDVAPDGALRVVDYKTGGAPREAFEARALFQLKFYALVLWRTRGVVPRVLRLLYLRDAEVLDYAPDADELVRFERTVVALWRAIEQATARQDFRPRPSRLCDWCSHQARCPTFGGTPPPFPVAAAGADPLRDSRSAPVAPGADE; this is encoded by the coding sequence ATGACGGCGGAACCGGTCACCACCTCCCAGCCCTCCTCCCCGGCGCAGGCGCCGCCGACGGTGCGGGCCTCGCTGTCGCCGTCGCGGGCGGCGGATTTCAAGACCTGCCCGTTGCTCTACCGGTTCCGCAGCATCGACCGGCTGCCCGAGCGCACCACCATGGAGCAGGCCCGGGGCACGCTGGTGCACGCGGTGCTGGAGCGGCTGTTCGACCTGCCCGCGCAGGGGCGCACCCCGGCTGCGGCCGGCGATCTGGTGGCACCCCAGTGGGATCGACTGGTCACCGAGCAGCCGGAGCTGGCCGAGCTGTTCGAGGGCGAGGAGCCGACCGACCCGGCGGAGTTCCTCCGCTCGGCCGCCGCGCTACTGGAGGGCTACTTCGCGGTGGAGGACCCGACCCGCCTGGAGCCGGCCGAACGGGAGAGCCTGATCTCGGCGGTGGTCGACGACGAGTTGCTCATCCGGGGCTACCTCGACCGGCTCGACGTCGCCCCGGACGGGGCGCTGCGGGTGGTCGACTACAAGACCGGCGGCGCGCCACGGGAGGCGTTCGAGGCGCGGGCGCTGTTCCAGTTGAAGTTCTACGCACTGGTGCTGTGGCGCACCCGGGGGGTGGTGCCCCGGGTGCTGCGGCTTCTCTACCTGCGCGACGCGGAGGTGTTGGACTACGCGCCGGACGCCGACGAGTTGGTCCGCTTCGAGCGCACTGTCGTCGCCCTGTGGCGGGCGATCGAGCAGGCCACCGCCCGGCAGGATTTCCGGCCCCGGCCGAGCCGGCTCTGCGACTGGTGCAGCCACCAGGCCCGGTGTCCCACCTTCGGTGGCACCCCGCCGCCGTTCCCGGTCGCGGCGGCCGGTGCCGACCCGCTGCGCGACTCCCGGTCCGCTCCGGTGGCGCCGGGCGCCGACGAGTGA
- a CDS encoding ABC transporter permease, giving the protein MFRATLKSLLARKVRLILSGLAVVLGVMFVSGAFVLTDTLGRSFDSVFADGFSEIDVNVAAKPKVELSELEGEQTAAPLAASVVDRVKQVPGVASATGVVNADGARVIGSNGKVVTSFGPPQLGENWTGESDLLRLREGRAPQAEDEIVVNKGLATAAKLQVGQKVGVLTAFESKKRDFTLVGVFGYSGDRDSIGGVNEVFFTTPVAQRLMLGEPDVFSSITVTAADGVSDERLRDDVARTLGADFEVKTGEQVAADASASLKEGLSFFNKILLGFAAVALLVGTFLILNTFSIIVAQRTRELALMRAIGASGRQIISSVVLEAIAVGLIASVLGLAAGIGVGALLAYLFGNLAGGLTLAGIGVPAAAVIGSFAVGLVITVVAALLPALRASRIPPIAAMQDVATPDRPLTKVTVAGSVVTAVGAVLLFLGLSGNAGGQTLPTILGGVLFAFIGVALLTPLISKPVVSLLGAIFSWSLPGKLGRLNSGRNPRRTAITAAALMVGIALVTGVTVILDSAKGSISALAQDNVKAELVIAGAQGGPRPPSFDPAVLDQAKTLPGVRMVDGEYGDMAQIDGERTWVGASSDIASLRQIFSAKPVAGDIDRLGPTQMLAGSDTADSRGWSVGSTVDVQLTRGEKRTYTISGIYESGQLLNPVMLPVTAAKDFAIPQPFQGFIQLAPGAQVNDVLPQVETLLADSPEVSVADRDAFIKQQTGQLDGLLTMIQILLALAIVIAVLGIINTLALSILERTRELGLLRAIGLRRSQTMAMITVEAVVISVFGALLGVAVGTGLGASVVEALKDEGITDLILPWGQMGVFLGLAAIIGVVAAVLPAIRAARINVLGAIAHD; this is encoded by the coding sequence ATGTTCCGCGCGACGCTGAAGAGTCTGCTGGCCCGCAAGGTCCGGCTGATCCTGTCCGGGTTGGCGGTGGTGCTCGGGGTGATGTTCGTCTCCGGCGCCTTCGTCCTCACCGACACGTTGGGCCGCTCCTTCGACTCGGTCTTCGCCGACGGCTTCTCCGAGATCGACGTGAACGTCGCCGCGAAGCCGAAGGTCGAGCTGAGCGAGTTGGAGGGCGAGCAGACCGCCGCTCCGCTGGCCGCCTCCGTGGTGGACCGGGTCAAGCAGGTTCCCGGGGTCGCCTCGGCGACGGGCGTCGTCAACGCCGACGGCGCCCGGGTGATCGGCAGCAACGGCAAGGTGGTCACCTCGTTCGGTCCGCCGCAGTTGGGCGAGAACTGGACCGGGGAGAGCGACCTGCTGCGACTGCGGGAGGGACGCGCGCCGCAGGCCGAGGACGAGATCGTCGTCAACAAGGGCCTGGCCACCGCGGCGAAGCTGCAGGTCGGCCAGAAGGTCGGCGTGCTCACCGCGTTCGAGTCGAAGAAGCGGGACTTCACCCTGGTCGGGGTGTTCGGTTACAGCGGTGACCGGGACTCGATCGGCGGGGTCAACGAGGTCTTCTTCACCACGCCGGTGGCGCAGCGGCTGATGCTGGGCGAGCCGGACGTGTTCAGCAGCATCACCGTGACCGCCGCCGACGGGGTCTCCGACGAGAGGCTGCGCGACGACGTGGCCCGCACCCTCGGCGCGGACTTCGAGGTGAAGACGGGCGAGCAGGTCGCCGCGGACGCCTCGGCCAGCCTGAAGGAGGGTCTGTCGTTCTTCAACAAGATCCTGCTCGGTTTCGCCGCGGTGGCCCTGCTGGTGGGCACCTTCCTGATCCTCAACACCTTCTCGATCATCGTGGCCCAGCGCACCCGCGAGTTGGCGCTGATGCGCGCCATCGGGGCCAGCGGCCGGCAGATCATCTCCTCGGTGGTGCTGGAGGCCATCGCGGTCGGGTTGATCGCTTCGGTGCTCGGCCTGGCCGCCGGCATCGGCGTGGGCGCGCTGCTGGCGTACCTGTTCGGCAATCTGGCCGGTGGGCTCACCCTCGCCGGGATCGGCGTGCCGGCGGCGGCGGTGATCGGGTCGTTCGCCGTCGGGCTGGTCATCACCGTGGTGGCGGCGTTGTTGCCGGCGCTGCGGGCGTCGCGGATCCCGCCGATCGCGGCGATGCAGGACGTGGCCACCCCGGACCGGCCGTTGACGAAGGTCACCGTGGCCGGGTCGGTGGTCACGGCCGTCGGCGCGGTGCTGCTGTTCCTCGGGCTCAGCGGCAACGCCGGTGGTCAGACCCTGCCCACCATCCTCGGTGGGGTGCTGTTCGCGTTCATCGGCGTGGCGCTGCTGACCCCGCTGATCAGCAAGCCGGTGGTGAGCCTGCTCGGCGCGATCTTCTCCTGGTCGCTGCCGGGCAAGCTGGGCCGGCTCAACTCGGGCCGCAACCCGCGCCGGACCGCGATCACCGCGGCGGCGCTGATGGTCGGCATCGCGTTGGTCACCGGCGTCACGGTGATCCTCGACTCGGCCAAGGGCAGCATCAGCGCCCTGGCTCAGGACAACGTCAAAGCCGAGCTGGTGATCGCCGGGGCGCAGGGCGGGCCGCGCCCGCCGAGCTTCGACCCGGCGGTACTGGACCAGGCCAAGACCCTGCCCGGCGTGCGGATGGTCGACGGCGAGTACGGCGACATGGCCCAGATCGACGGCGAGCGCACCTGGGTCGGGGCGAGCAGCGACATCGCGTCGCTGCGGCAGATCTTCAGTGCCAAGCCGGTCGCCGGTGACATCGACCGACTCGGGCCGACCCAGATGCTGGCCGGTTCGGACACCGCCGACTCGCGTGGCTGGTCGGTGGGCTCGACGGTGGATGTGCAGTTGACCCGGGGCGAGAAGCGGACGTACACGATCAGCGGCATCTACGAGTCCGGGCAGCTGTTGAACCCGGTGATGCTGCCGGTGACGGCGGCGAAGGACTTCGCGATCCCACAGCCCTTCCAGGGGTTCATCCAGTTGGCCCCGGGTGCGCAGGTGAACGACGTGCTGCCGCAGGTGGAGACGCTGCTCGCGGACAGCCCCGAGGTGTCGGTGGCCGACCGGGACGCGTTCATCAAGCAGCAGACCGGTCAGCTCGACGGGCTGCTCACGATGATCCAGATCCTGTTGGCGCTGGCCATCGTCATCGCCGTGCTGGGCATCATCAACACCCTGGCGCTGTCGATCCTGGAGCGGACCCGCGAGTTGGGGCTGCTGCGCGCCATCGGCCTCCGGCGGTCCCAGACCATGGCCATGATCACCGTGGAGGCGGTGGTGATCTCGGTGTTCGGTGCGTTGCTGGGCGTGGCGGTCGGCACCGGCCTCGGGGCCTCGGTGGTCGAGGCACTCAAGGACGAGGGCATCACCGATCTGATCCTGCCCTGGGGGCAGATGGGTGTCTTCCTCGGCCTCGCCGCGATCATCGGCGTGGTGGCCGCGGTGCTCCCGGCCATCCGGGCGGCCCGGATCAACGTCCTGGGCGCCATCGCCCACGACTGA
- a CDS encoding tRNA (adenine-N1)-methyltransferase produces the protein MTATPSTVPATPALTPVHRGPFRPGDRVQLTDPKGRMHTVTLEPGKEFHTHRGILAHDALIGLPDGSVVTTTGGGTAFLALRPLLSDYVLSMPRGAQVIYPKDSAQIVAMGDIFPGAKVLEAGAGSGALSCSLLRAVGTEGELHSFELRDDFAQIAKRNVEAFFNGPHPSWHLHVGDVAQCQETGFDRIILDMLTPWETLDMVERALVPGGVFIGYVATTPQLSELVEALRERGGWTEPRAWESLVRDWHAEGLAVRPDHRMIAHTAFLVSARKLAPGVTAPPRRRKPSKGTEAYAQRRQDLRDAEAARQAAAAQAAGAQPDGAGEMDRP, from the coding sequence GTGACCGCAACTCCCTCCACCGTCCCCGCCACGCCGGCGCTGACACCCGTGCACCGAGGGCCGTTCCGGCCCGGCGACCGGGTCCAGTTGACCGACCCCAAGGGGCGGATGCACACCGTGACGCTGGAGCCGGGCAAGGAGTTCCACACCCACCGCGGCATCCTGGCGCACGACGCGCTGATCGGGCTCCCCGACGGCAGCGTGGTGACCACCACCGGCGGTGGCACCGCGTTCCTGGCGTTGCGGCCACTCCTGTCGGACTACGTGCTGTCCATGCCGCGCGGCGCCCAGGTCATCTACCCGAAGGATTCGGCGCAGATCGTCGCGATGGGTGACATCTTCCCCGGCGCGAAGGTCCTCGAGGCCGGCGCCGGCTCCGGCGCGCTGAGCTGCTCCCTGCTGCGCGCCGTCGGCACCGAGGGCGAGTTGCACTCGTTCGAGCTGCGCGACGACTTCGCCCAGATCGCCAAGCGCAACGTCGAGGCATTCTTCAACGGCCCGCACCCGTCGTGGCACCTGCACGTCGGTGACGTCGCCCAGTGCCAGGAGACCGGCTTCGACCGGATCATCCTGGACATGCTGACCCCCTGGGAGACCCTCGACATGGTGGAGCGGGCGCTGGTGCCCGGCGGGGTGTTCATCGGCTACGTCGCCACCACACCGCAGCTCTCCGAGTTGGTGGAGGCGCTGCGCGAGCGCGGCGGCTGGACCGAGCCACGGGCCTGGGAGTCGCTGGTGCGCGACTGGCACGCCGAGGGCCTCGCCGTCCGTCCGGACCACCGGATGATCGCGCACACCGCGTTCCTGGTGTCCGCGCGCAAACTGGCCCCGGGGGTGACCGCGCCGCCGCGTCGGCGCAAGCCCAGCAAGGGCACCGAGGCGTACGCGCAGCGCCGTCAGGACCTGCGCGACGCGGAGGCGGCCCGGCAGGCAGCCGCCGCCCAGGCGGCCGGTGCGCAGCCCGACGGTGCGGGGGAGATGGACAGGCCGTGA